The Petrotoga olearia DSM 13574 genome contains the following window.
CAGTAAGAATAATTTCTGAGGTAACTGGGTTGGATAAAAAAACCTGTAAAGAGTATTTAATCAAGGCTGATATGAAACCGAAATTGGCAATATTGATGATTTTATCTGGAAAAGGCAAAGAATTTTGTATAGAAGCTCTAAAGAAAAACGAAGTATTAAGTGAAGCGTTGAAAACATTAAAGAATTAAACTCATACGAAAATCCCCAAATTCGGGGATTTTTTATCAAATTATATTACACTTTTATTTGAAGATCTTATATACTTGATCAACACCATAGGTATTTATCATGTCTTTAACTTCAAGACAGCCTTTTGAGATTATTGATAACAGTTTTTATCCATTTTAGAAAAGCTGAAAAAAAGTAAAAATTTTACTAACAATTTTGAAAAACTAAGAAAAACGAAGATAAAATCAATTATTTGCTCTTAAACGACTCTAATTACTCTTAATCATGTGTAACCAAGTTTTACAAAATAACAAATTCGTTGTATAATTTAGTTAGTTGCCTGCTGCAAACAACTAACCTATCCATAATATCTATTACACTAAATCAAAGGAGCCACCAAACATGAAAGAAAACCTTTACACCATAATTAAATTTTTTTGGGAAAACGAAGAAGCAACTATAAAAAAAATATCTGAAGCAACCAATTTAGATAAGTCTACTATCTCAAGATATCTAAAAAATCTCAAAGACACCGGAATAATACAAACTGTGGGTTCTTTAAAACAAGGTCCAAAAGGTGGGAGAAAGACTCAAATTCTGTCTTTTAATTATAATATATTTAATATTTTAGGTTTAGAAATAGAGCAAAACGGAATTAATTGTGTTGTCACAAATCTGAAGGGGGATCCAATAGACAACTTTCGTATAAAAGAAAAAATAAACAAATCAAATTTAGTAAACATGGTACAAAACATCATTGAGAAAAAGAAAGATTCGAATATCTGTGCCTGTGGAATCTCCCTTCCAGGGATAATTGACTCCAAAGAGGGCGTTATAGTATATTCTAAAGCTTTAGGAATAGAAAATTTCAAGCTGGTAGAAGAATTATCAAAAGTCAAGGATATCCCTTTTTTGATAGATAATGACTCGAATGTTGGCGCAGCGTATTACAATTTAAAATTGAAAGGTTCGGCTAAAAATATTTTGTAT
Protein-coding sequences here:
- a CDS encoding ROK family transcriptional regulator is translated as MKENLYTIIKFFWENEEATIKKISEATNLDKSTISRYLKNLKDTGIIQTVGSLKQGPKGGRKTQILSFNYNIFNILGLEIEQNGINCVVTNLKGDPIDNFRIKEKINKSNLVNMVQNIIEKKKDSNICACGISLPGIIDSKEGVIVYSKALGIENFKLVEELSKVKDIPFLIDNDSNVGAAYYNLKLKGSAKNILYVYISIPYDIHDFVGVGIGIIINNHLYHGSNNCSGEYEFKLRLIEKNNGYVNDYYDFLNNHSEDEIFYEIKTFLSKLAREIGLLAGIIDPDTVIFDGGIKFLPEIAIKFLIEETRNNLFLSKQRNINFITEEKNEPVTAVGAAINFITKIFEEKQYLAKIFKRQIYRGTLEIK